In one window of Undibacter mobilis DNA:
- the tcuB gene encoding tricarballylate utilization 4Fe-4S protein TcuB — MRTVDMHTTTSHPTEALNEADRLMVVCNSCRYCEGLCAVFPAMERRRLFTDADLNYLSNLCHGCGACFSDCQFSPPHEFSVNVPRALAKVRGDSYRVYAWPRPLNGLFARNGLAISLIAALSVAAFIVGFAAYRDASVLFGVHTGPGAFYKLMPHNTMAVLFGSVFVYSLVALTLSMRAFWRDISGGAPIGGLRPLLQAVKDAGRLRYLDGGGAGCINDDEEPTDRRKHYHHATFYGFLLCFAATSVATLYHYFLGREAPYPWWDLPVVLGTLGGVGLVVGPIGLLVAKFRRAPELLDEARFGMDVAFIVMLMLTSVTGLALLVFRATPAMGILLAVHLGVVFALFLTMPYGKFVHGLYRFLALVQYARESKTGH, encoded by the coding sequence ATGCGCACCGTTGATATGCATACGACGACGTCCCACCCGACCGAGGCTTTGAATGAAGCGGACCGGTTGATGGTGGTCTGCAACTCCTGCCGCTATTGCGAGGGCCTTTGTGCGGTGTTCCCGGCTATGGAGCGCCGGAGGCTCTTCACCGATGCGGACCTCAACTACCTATCCAATCTTTGCCATGGCTGCGGAGCCTGCTTCTCTGATTGTCAGTTTTCTCCGCCGCACGAGTTTTCGGTCAATGTGCCGCGGGCGCTCGCAAAGGTACGAGGCGACTCATACCGAGTCTATGCTTGGCCTCGACCGCTGAATGGGCTTTTCGCCAGAAACGGCCTCGCCATCAGCCTCATCGCTGCGCTAAGTGTGGCAGCCTTCATTGTCGGCTTCGCCGCTTATCGTGATGCCAGCGTGTTGTTCGGGGTTCATACTGGTCCCGGCGCCTTCTACAAGCTGATGCCGCATAACACGATGGCCGTTCTGTTCGGTTCGGTCTTCGTCTATTCATTGGTGGCACTTACGCTGTCCATGCGTGCATTCTGGCGCGACATATCTGGCGGCGCACCGATTGGCGGCCTACGACCGCTTCTCCAGGCGGTAAAGGATGCCGGTCGGCTGCGTTACCTCGATGGCGGCGGCGCTGGGTGCATCAATGATGATGAAGAGCCGACAGACCGGCGCAAGCACTATCATCACGCCACATTCTACGGCTTTCTTCTCTGCTTCGCGGCGACGTCCGTGGCGACGCTCTACCACTACTTCCTGGGGCGCGAGGCCCCTTATCCCTGGTGGGACTTGCCGGTCGTTCTCGGGACGCTTGGCGGGGTGGGACTTGTTGTCGGTCCAATTGGCCTTTTGGTCGCGAAGTTCAGGCGCGCCCCAGAGCTTCTCGATGAAGCGCGGTTCGGTATGGACGTCGCATTCATCGTCATGCTGATGCTGACGAGCGTCACGGGGCTGGCCTTGCTCGTCTTCAGGGCAACGCCCGCCATGGGGATACTGCTCGCCGTGCACCTAGGCGTGGTTTTTGCTCTGTTCCTGACGATGCCCTATGGAAAATTCGTTCATGGCCTGTATCGTTTTCTTGCTCTCGTGCAATACGCGAGAGAGAGCAAGACAGGCCATTGA
- the tcuA gene encoding FAD-dependent tricarballylate dehydrogenase TcuA, with the protein MGELGQLDPAKLYDVLVVGGGNAALCAAIAARRDGASVLVVEGASKFYRGGNTRHTRNIRCAHDTATETLTGPYSEEELFQDLLRMTGGKTDEPLARHMIRESKEVLVWLTEQGVRYQPSLGGTLTLGRTNAFFLGGGRAMLNELYRTAERIGIDVVYDTPVTALEIDGGVFKSATALHKGVPHKLRAKNLVAAAGGFESNIEWLKEYWGEAAENFLIRGTPNNRGTVLRMLLDAGVQETGDPTQCHAVAIDARAPKYDGGIITRLDCVVFGIVVNKNAVRFYDEGEDIWPKRYAIWGRLVAQQPDQIAYIVFDASSLELFMPSLFPPITADTIEELAGKLGLDPEVLGKTVSEFNSGVRPGNFNHADLDGCRTEGVTPPKSNWARKIEKAPFYAYPVRPGITFTYLGVRVNLEARMIMNDGSPAENMFAAGEIMAGNVLTKGYAAGIGMTIGSVSGRMAGRGAAKNAHR; encoded by the coding sequence ATGGGTGAGTTAGGCCAGCTCGATCCCGCTAAGCTTTATGACGTACTGGTCGTCGGGGGAGGCAATGCGGCGCTTTGTGCGGCAATCGCCGCGCGCCGCGACGGTGCGTCGGTCCTCGTGGTGGAGGGCGCGTCAAAATTCTATCGTGGCGGCAATACAAGACATACCCGAAATATTCGCTGTGCGCATGACACCGCGACTGAGACCCTCACGGGCCCATACAGCGAAGAAGAGCTTTTCCAAGACCTGCTGCGCATGACTGGGGGTAAGACCGACGAGCCCCTCGCAAGACACATGATTCGCGAGTCGAAGGAAGTGCTGGTGTGGCTGACGGAGCAGGGCGTACGTTATCAACCGTCGCTCGGAGGCACACTCACGCTCGGTCGAACCAATGCGTTCTTCCTCGGCGGCGGCAGGGCCATGCTGAACGAACTCTATCGCACGGCTGAGCGGATTGGAATCGACGTTGTCTACGACACACCGGTTACGGCGTTGGAGATTGACGGAGGCGTCTTTAAATCGGCAACTGCGTTGCATAAAGGGGTGCCCCATAAACTCCGGGCGAAAAATCTGGTGGCGGCTGCCGGCGGCTTCGAGTCCAACATCGAGTGGCTGAAGGAATATTGGGGCGAGGCGGCCGAAAACTTTCTCATCCGGGGTACTCCGAACAATCGCGGCACCGTTCTCAGGATGTTGCTTGATGCTGGGGTTCAAGAGACCGGCGACCCGACGCAATGTCACGCGGTGGCGATCGATGCGCGGGCGCCGAAGTACGATGGCGGCATTATCACCCGACTGGATTGTGTGGTCTTCGGCATCGTGGTGAACAAGAACGCCGTTCGCTTCTACGACGAGGGCGAGGACATATGGCCCAAGCGCTACGCAATCTGGGGCCGTCTCGTCGCGCAACAGCCGGACCAGATCGCCTATATCGTGTTCGACGCGTCCTCGCTGGAGCTCTTCATGCCGTCGCTCTTTCCGCCGATTACGGCGGACACAATTGAAGAACTCGCTGGCAAGCTCGGTCTCGATCCGGAAGTTCTCGGTAAGACAGTTAGTGAATTTAATTCAGGCGTCCGACCGGGGAACTTCAACCACGCCGACCTCGATGGATGCCGAACGGAGGGGGTGACACCCCCGAAATCGAATTGGGCACGGAAGATCGAGAAAGCGCCCTTCTATGCTTATCCAGTCAGGCCCGGGATCACATTCACCTACCTTGGGGTGCGTGTGAATCTTGAGGCGCGCATGATCATGAATGACGGGAGTCCGGCGGAGAACATGTTCGCGGCCGGTGAGATCATGGCCGGTAATGTTCTGACGAAGGGATATGCCGCCGGCATCGGTATGACGATCGGCAGCGTCTCCGGACGTATGGCAGGACGAGGGGCGGCGAAGAATGCGCACCGTTGA
- a CDS encoding RidA family protein, which yields MSEISRFDQNQRRSRAIVHGGIVYTAGQVPDDMSLDVTGQAQQVLAKIEQLVNEAGSNKSRILTAQVWLRTMDDFAAFNKVWDAWVIQGSTPTRCCGKVEMNNPNCRVEILVTAAL from the coding sequence ATGAGTGAAATTAGTCGTTTCGATCAGAACCAGCGCCGTAGCCGTGCGATCGTGCATGGCGGCATCGTATACACCGCCGGCCAGGTTCCCGACGATATGTCTCTCGACGTGACCGGGCAGGCGCAGCAGGTTCTTGCCAAGATCGAACAACTGGTCAATGAAGCCGGCTCTAACAAAAGTCGAATCCTCACTGCCCAAGTCTGGTTACGGACGATGGATGACTTTGCTGCCTTCAATAAGGTCTGGGATGCCTGGGTCATTCAAGGTTCAACTCCGACGCGCTGCTGCGGCAAGGTTGAGATGAACAATCCAAATTGTCGCGTGGAGATTCTTGTTACGGCGGCGCTCTGA
- a CDS encoding hydantoinase B/oxoprolinase family protein, whose amino-acid sequence MKTASAPAPTRRNSSFDAIELEILWKRLISVVDEASAAFVRTCFSTLVRDGNDFAIVLTDARGRSLAQSTMSLPGFIGCLPATVRHFLEKFPADTIKPGDVFITNDPWKGSGHVHDVTTATPIFHRGQLVAFAAVVSHLPDIGGKLRSNSSREIYEEGLQIPVMRLLDGGKPNDVLIEIITQNIRVSEQGMGDVWAQVSGCRTMGERLQGLLDTVDIEALGSEVRARSEKAMRDAIRAIPDGVYRSTVNHDGFEGTPIKIECALTVRGDEISIDYAGTSPQIPYAMNVVPIYTFAYTVYGLKALLCPDIPNNEGCFIPIKTSAPIGSLLNPTYPAASGGRSAIGHLLPAAVFKALANVLPDQVWASGSPNSSMTMSGEYRGKRFAVVNFLNAGQGATSRRPGFSALSFPANLGNTPVEMMENLAPIRVVRREIRRGSGGEGKNRGGAGISFEFDILSDASEIMASFLMTQLKAPTEGLAGGGAGRPGRLAINGQQTDPTTPRVLKPGDRVLMETAGGGAYGRA is encoded by the coding sequence ATGAAGACAGCTTCGGCTCCTGCGCCGACTCGGCGCAACTCGTCTTTCGACGCGATTGAACTCGAGATTCTCTGGAAGCGCTTGATCAGCGTTGTTGACGAGGCATCGGCCGCATTCGTTCGAACCTGTTTTTCGACTTTGGTCCGGGACGGAAACGATTTCGCGATCGTGCTCACGGACGCAAGGGGCCGCTCGCTCGCCCAATCTACGATGAGCCTGCCGGGTTTCATCGGATGCCTTCCGGCGACGGTGCGTCACTTTCTGGAGAAGTTTCCCGCGGATACGATCAAGCCTGGCGACGTATTCATAACAAACGATCCCTGGAAGGGATCCGGTCACGTTCACGACGTGACGACGGCAACGCCCATATTTCATCGTGGTCAACTTGTGGCCTTCGCGGCGGTCGTTTCTCACTTGCCTGACATCGGAGGCAAGCTACGCAGCAACTCCAGCCGAGAAATCTACGAGGAAGGCTTGCAGATACCGGTGATGCGATTGCTCGATGGTGGCAAGCCAAACGATGTTCTGATCGAGATCATTACGCAGAATATCCGGGTCTCCGAACAGGGAATGGGTGACGTCTGGGCGCAGGTTTCCGGTTGCCGGACCATGGGGGAGCGGCTTCAGGGCCTGCTGGATACGGTCGATATCGAAGCGCTAGGTTCGGAAGTGCGCGCCCGCTCGGAAAAGGCCATGAGGGATGCAATTCGTGCAATCCCAGACGGGGTATATCGTTCAACAGTGAACCACGATGGCTTCGAAGGCACGCCGATCAAAATCGAGTGTGCATTGACCGTTCGTGGAGATGAGATCTCGATCGACTATGCAGGTACCAGTCCCCAAATTCCATATGCGATGAACGTCGTACCGATATATACGTTCGCATACACGGTATACGGCCTGAAGGCGCTGTTATGTCCGGATATTCCGAACAACGAAGGCTGCTTCATTCCGATCAAGACCTCTGCCCCCATCGGCTCGCTACTAAATCCAACATATCCTGCCGCTTCCGGTGGACGTAGCGCGATCGGACATCTTCTGCCTGCGGCGGTGTTTAAGGCGCTCGCTAACGTACTGCCTGATCAGGTATGGGCGTCCGGATCGCCCAATTCGTCCATGACCATGTCGGGGGAGTATCGCGGCAAACGGTTTGCCGTCGTGAACTTTCTCAATGCGGGCCAAGGCGCCACTTCCCGACGTCCTGGATTCTCGGCTTTGAGCTTTCCGGCCAACCTCGGAAACACGCCGGTAGAAATGATGGAGAATCTTGCGCCGATCCGGGTCGTTCGTCGTGAAATCCGTCGGGGCAGCGGCGGCGAGGGCAAGAATCGAGGCGGAGCCGGAATCAGCTTCGAGTTCGATATTCTGTCTGACGCCTCGGAAATCATGGCGTCATTTCTGATGACGCAGTTGAAGGCGCCCACCGAAGGATTGGCTGGCGGTGGAGCGGGCAGACCAGGGCGACTTGCGATCAATGGTCAACAGACCGATCCGACGACGCCACGCGTGCTGAAACCTGGCGATCGCGTACTGATGGAAACCGCGGGTGGCGGTGCGTACGGCCGCGCCTGA
- a CDS encoding hydantoinase/oxoprolinase family protein, whose product MNKQVKVENILRVAVDIGGTFTDGVAGLLPAGRIWVAKSPTTPDDPGEAVSTVIRDLLRQVAASYADAESSSPPLAEVVHGTTLITNTLIERKGARSALVTTSGMRDVLDIGREWRYDIYDLEIELPKPLIAETDRIEVSERLDARGEKLLPLTAAEAQRVVDELRSLNVTSVAVSLLHSYVNPDHEKEIAAQIKAALPGMFVSLSSDLAREIKEYERTSTVAANAYVKPLVSNYLNELNARIAAIKENVPLRVMVSSGGFSSAEAGAESPILLLESGPAAGVMSALNTARQNDVQQVLAFDMGGTTAKACVAVGGEAPIAHSFECARVKRFRRGSGLPILIPSIELIEIGAGGGSIAHCNRLGLLNIGPESSGSVPGPACYGRGGTEPTVTDADLLLGYLSPDNFLGGEMKLDVANASQAVAKLATDLKVSPLEATWGICNVVNENMASAARIHIAENGLDPRDFTMIATGGAGPVHAVEVARKLRIPRVLIPIAAGAGSCLGMLAAPARVDRAWSNPQLLADVDWQTVAQNLADLRHESQAELEAAGADTVEWIIGVDMRYAGQGAEIAVTLPFEEVSQATADRLLKSFESEYERLYGRLVPNALPQVITWRLVGRAPNEGQRFAWGDSRASARKDVVPSGQRKIYLPLKGDFEMVNVYNRYSVPPDSSLIGPLILEERESTIVVAVTADVSIRSDLTVSVTIKEFD is encoded by the coding sequence ATGAATAAGCAAGTTAAAGTCGAGAACATCCTGCGTGTCGCGGTCGACATCGGCGGGACATTTACAGACGGGGTGGCCGGGCTTCTGCCGGCAGGTCGAATTTGGGTGGCCAAATCACCGACCACGCCGGACGACCCAGGCGAGGCCGTCTCCACGGTAATCCGGGACTTGCTGAGGCAGGTTGCCGCTTCCTATGCCGACGCCGAGTCCAGTTCACCGCCTCTCGCGGAGGTCGTGCACGGGACGACACTCATCACGAATACGTTGATCGAGCGAAAAGGGGCCCGATCAGCCCTCGTTACGACCAGCGGAATGCGTGACGTGCTCGATATCGGGCGGGAGTGGCGCTACGACATCTACGATCTCGAGATCGAACTGCCCAAGCCCCTTATCGCCGAGACTGACCGTATCGAGGTCAGCGAACGCCTCGATGCGCGCGGCGAGAAGTTGTTGCCGCTGACGGCGGCCGAAGCGCAGCGCGTGGTCGACGAACTGCGGTCACTGAATGTGACTTCCGTCGCGGTGTCTCTGCTGCATTCGTATGTCAACCCGGATCACGAAAAGGAAATCGCAGCCCAGATCAAGGCGGCCCTTCCGGGAATGTTCGTCTCTCTGTCGTCAGATCTGGCTCGCGAAATCAAGGAATATGAGCGGACGTCGACCGTGGCCGCGAACGCTTACGTGAAACCGCTCGTTTCTAACTACCTCAATGAACTCAACGCGCGTATTGCGGCGATTAAGGAGAATGTGCCACTTCGCGTCATGGTGTCGAGTGGCGGCTTTAGCTCGGCCGAAGCGGGCGCCGAATCGCCCATTCTTCTCCTGGAGTCGGGCCCGGCGGCCGGCGTCATGTCTGCGCTCAACACTGCGCGCCAGAACGATGTGCAGCAGGTGCTCGCATTCGATATGGGGGGGACAACCGCCAAAGCCTGCGTTGCAGTGGGCGGTGAGGCGCCAATCGCGCACAGTTTCGAATGCGCCCGCGTCAAACGGTTCCGCCGGGGTTCGGGACTGCCCATTTTGATACCAAGCATCGAGCTGATTGAAATCGGCGCCGGCGGGGGATCGATCGCGCACTGCAACCGGCTTGGTCTTCTGAACATCGGCCCGGAATCGTCCGGATCGGTGCCGGGGCCTGCCTGTTACGGGCGCGGAGGCACCGAGCCGACCGTAACGGACGCGGATCTTTTGCTCGGCTACCTGAGCCCGGACAATTTTCTCGGCGGTGAAATGAAGCTCGACGTTGCCAACGCGTCTCAGGCAGTGGCGAAGCTCGCAACTGACCTGAAGGTGTCGCCTCTGGAAGCGACCTGGGGCATCTGCAACGTCGTCAACGAGAATATGGCGAGCGCCGCGCGCATCCACATTGCCGAAAACGGCCTCGACCCTCGCGACTTTACCATGATCGCGACAGGCGGTGCCGGCCCGGTGCATGCCGTGGAAGTGGCGCGCAAGCTTCGCATTCCGCGAGTGTTGATCCCGATTGCCGCGGGCGCGGGCTCGTGCCTCGGCATGCTGGCAGCGCCTGCGCGTGTGGATCGCGCGTGGTCGAATCCGCAGCTGTTGGCCGATGTTGACTGGCAGACGGTGGCCCAGAACCTGGCTGATCTTCGTCACGAGAGTCAGGCGGAGCTGGAGGCGGCTGGAGCCGACACCGTCGAATGGATTATCGGGGTTGATATGCGTTATGCGGGGCAGGGTGCCGAGATTGCGGTCACGCTTCCCTTCGAGGAAGTATCGCAAGCGACGGCCGATCGTTTGTTGAAGTCCTTCGAATCCGAATATGAGCGCCTCTACGGCCGCCTGGTGCCAAACGCCTTGCCACAGGTCATCACGTGGCGCCTGGTCGGTCGGGCACCCAACGAGGGACAACGCTTCGCTTGGGGGGACAGTCGTGCGTCTGCTCGTAAGGACGTCGTGCCATCAGGGCAGCGCAAGATTTACCTGCCGCTCAAGGGCGACTTCGAGATGGTGAATGTCTACAACCGCTATTCGGTGCCGCCGGATTCATCTCTGATAGGGCCTCTCATCCTCGAGGAGCGTGAGTCGACAATTGTGGTTGCAGTTACGGCGGATGTTTCCATCCGATCCGACCTGACGGTCTCGGTGACGATCAAGGAATTCGATTGA
- a CDS encoding aldehyde dehydrogenase family protein, producing MSKLLIGGRWVDGESTDRLFDKFGGRSFGEMAVASLEQVDEAVAGTHAAVASSKLGPYERYRVLSEAARLLENRFDRLISLMRDEVGFTRADGENEVRRCIQTLELSAEEAKRLNGELIPMTAAAGSADRIGYTIRKPRGVVCAITPFNSPLNVVAHKVAPALAGGNSVVVKPSEHTPLSAVELCKLLIDAGLPPEMLALVHGPGQAIGKRLLADQRIAFYAFTGSTRVGREIQSAAGLRGTQLELGSIASTIVCSDADIGRAIPKIMNAAFRKAGQVCTSVQKLFVDRRIAAKFTPAFVDAVRSLKVGDPADPSVVIGPMISQASAERAARWVDEAVSAGARVLVGGTHDGALFMPTVLDRVSADMRVVCEEIFAPVVCIIEFDQLSEAVAQANATPFGLAAGLFTSNISTALRTAPALRFGGVHINEASSARVDVMPFGGVKESGFGREGPAYAVREMTEERLITVSY from the coding sequence GTGTCAAAGTTGCTCATTGGCGGTCGCTGGGTAGACGGAGAGTCGACTGATCGATTGTTCGATAAGTTCGGAGGTCGTTCTTTCGGGGAAATGGCCGTGGCTTCCCTGGAACAAGTCGATGAAGCGGTCGCCGGAACGCATGCTGCAGTGGCCTCGTCGAAACTGGGCCCATACGAACGTTACCGGGTCCTGTCAGAAGCGGCGAGGTTGCTCGAGAACCGCTTCGATAGGCTGATCTCGCTGATGCGCGACGAGGTCGGTTTCACACGGGCGGACGGCGAGAACGAGGTGCGCCGTTGCATTCAAACGCTTGAGTTATCGGCGGAGGAAGCCAAGCGTCTCAATGGCGAGCTTATTCCGATGACCGCTGCGGCAGGCAGCGCTGACAGGATTGGGTACACCATTCGCAAGCCGCGCGGCGTCGTGTGTGCGATCACTCCATTCAATTCGCCCCTCAACGTTGTGGCCCACAAGGTTGCGCCGGCCCTCGCGGGAGGGAACTCGGTCGTCGTGAAGCCGTCCGAGCATACGCCGCTGTCTGCGGTTGAACTGTGCAAGCTCTTGATCGACGCCGGCTTGCCGCCGGAAATGCTGGCCCTTGTGCACGGGCCTGGACAGGCAATCGGAAAGCGTCTGCTCGCGGACCAGCGGATCGCATTCTATGCCTTCACCGGCAGTACGCGCGTTGGCCGCGAGATTCAATCGGCGGCGGGTTTGCGAGGAACCCAGCTCGAACTTGGGAGTATAGCGAGCACGATCGTTTGCAGCGACGCGGATATCGGACGCGCAATTCCCAAGATTATGAATGCGGCTTTCCGTAAGGCCGGCCAGGTCTGCACGTCGGTCCAGAAGCTTTTCGTGGATCGTCGTATTGCGGCAAAATTCACGCCGGCGTTTGTGGATGCCGTTCGTTCCCTTAAAGTAGGCGATCCGGCTGATCCTTCCGTGGTCATCGGGCCTATGATTTCCCAAGCGAGCGCCGAGCGCGCCGCCCGGTGGGTCGACGAAGCGGTGTCTGCTGGTGCTCGCGTTCTCGTCGGGGGCACTCATGACGGTGCGCTCTTTATGCCCACGGTTCTTGACCGTGTTAGCGCTGATATGCGTGTCGTTTGCGAAGAGATATTCGCCCCCGTGGTCTGTATCATCGAATTCGACCAACTGTCGGAGGCCGTGGCACAGGCAAATGCGACTCCATTCGGGCTGGCAGCCGGACTCTTCACCTCGAATATCAGTACGGCCCTACGGACGGCGCCAGCACTTCGTTTCGGCGGTGTTCATATCAACGAAGCATCCAGCGCACGCGTTGATGTGATGCCGTTCGGTGGCGTCAAGGAAAGTGGCTTCGGCCGAGAGGGACCAGCTTATGCGGTGCGTGAGATGACCGAAGAGCGGCTGATCACCGTCTCCTACTGA
- a CDS encoding thiamine pyrophosphate-dependent enzyme, translated as MSNSEPDITRETASLLNRSDLTRRLVEKLDSQEAVIGGIGFSNFDLWASGQRQQNFYMLGSMGLATAIALGVAVAQPDRKVFALDGDGSILMQLGSFGTVAAVAPKNLAIIIWDNGAYHITGAQKTLTEKGSDLVAIAKGAGIKQAFWAADAEHFEALVERTLSGDGPWLIVAKIDKERPTGVTERDPVKIRINFMNGIAAKA; from the coding sequence ATGTCGAACAGTGAACCCGATATTACGCGAGAGACCGCGTCCCTCCTTAATCGAAGCGACCTCACTCGCAGGCTTGTCGAAAAGCTCGATTCCCAGGAAGCCGTTATTGGCGGCATCGGATTTTCCAATTTCGATCTTTGGGCAAGCGGCCAGCGCCAGCAGAACTTCTATATGCTCGGGAGCATGGGGTTGGCGACAGCCATTGCTCTTGGCGTGGCGGTCGCGCAGCCTGATCGCAAGGTATTCGCACTGGATGGCGATGGGTCGATTCTCATGCAGCTCGGTTCCTTTGGCACCGTAGCGGCAGTTGCTCCCAAGAATCTGGCGATCATCATCTGGGACAACGGCGCTTACCACATCACTGGCGCGCAGAAGACGCTCACCGAGAAAGGGTCTGACCTGGTGGCCATCGCCAAGGGGGCGGGCATAAAGCAGGCCTTCTGGGCAGCTGACGCCGAACATTTCGAGGCGTTGGTCGAGCGGACTCTAAGCGGAGATGGGCCTTGGTTGATTGTCGCCAAGATCGACAAGGAGAGGCCGACCGGCGTTACCGAAAGAGACCCGGTGAAGATCCGAATCAATTTCATGAACGGCATTGCCGCAAAAGCTTAG
- a CDS encoding thiamine pyrophosphate-binding protein, with protein sequence MSENKKREPWEEIVIRVLKKNEVRLVSHVPDNVLSRLIRLIEEDPYFTVISPAREEEAIGIVAGAYMAGTRGIVLMQTSGFATVVNALASLACPYQIPIVMMVSERGTLGEFQLGQSIVCRTMRPVLVSLGMEHFAIQDIDQVEFVADGMISQAFTTQSPATIILSPLLTKRKV encoded by the coding sequence ATGTCGGAAAATAAAAAGCGGGAACCGTGGGAAGAAATCGTCATCCGCGTTCTCAAAAAGAATGAAGTTAGGCTCGTTAGCCATGTGCCGGATAATGTTCTGTCTCGCCTCATCCGGCTCATTGAGGAAGATCCATACTTCACGGTGATTTCGCCGGCGCGGGAAGAGGAGGCGATCGGCATCGTGGCTGGCGCCTACATGGCTGGCACGCGCGGTATTGTGCTGATGCAGACCAGCGGTTTTGCGACCGTTGTCAACGCGCTGGCGTCGTTGGCGTGCCCCTATCAAATCCCGATCGTTATGATGGTGTCCGAACGGGGCACTCTTGGCGAGTTTCAACTGGGCCAATCGATTGTTTGCCGCACAATGCGCCCGGTTCTGGTGAGTTTGGGAATGGAGCACTTTGCAATCCAGGATATCGATCAGGTCGAATTCGTAGCCGATGGGATGATCTCGCAAGCGTTCACCACCCAATCGCCGGCGACCATCATTCTCTCCCCGCTTCTTACGAAGCGAAAAGTCTAG
- a CDS encoding PaaI family thioesterase, whose protein sequence is MSIDPSGKTVADVQAIVDRSAFLSWLGIKVIALESDTIEVRATWRSEWVANPVVGQTQGGILSALIDFAACFSLMSKIGRPAFTVDLRTDYHRASKNSDLVAKGSVIKFGKQVATCEAELFDLEGRLIASGRGTFLTASSS, encoded by the coding sequence ATGAGCATAGATCCTTCCGGCAAAACCGTGGCCGATGTGCAGGCGATCGTTGACAGAAGTGCCTTCCTCTCCTGGCTTGGAATAAAAGTGATCGCCCTCGAAAGCGACACGATTGAGGTGCGAGCCACTTGGCGTTCTGAATGGGTTGCCAATCCAGTCGTTGGGCAGACTCAGGGCGGTATTCTCTCGGCGCTGATCGATTTCGCGGCTTGTTTTTCCCTTATGAGCAAGATTGGACGGCCAGCTTTTACCGTCGACTTGCGAACTGATTATCATCGGGCCAGCAAGAACAGCGATCTCGTCGCTAAGGGAAGCGTGATCAAGTTCGGCAAGCAGGTGGCGACCTGTGAAGCGGAACTGTTCGATCTGGAAGGCCGCCTGATCGCCAGTGGGCGCGGGACTTTTCTTACCGCTTCGTCGTCCTGA